In Luteimonas sp. MC1750, the following proteins share a genomic window:
- a CDS encoding energy transducer TonB produces MFRLILLLALAAAPFTVPAQSEAEVRAQAQASMVVSGSLDIEPDGLVSSLALEKEDQLPAYVVRAARNAVATWRFEPVILDGVARPVRLFIRLRVVAVPADDGGLTLSIGGVSFLDRDVPATDGFESIRQLPPEYPYYALERNASGDVYLLLEINREGRVARSAVERVNLRGVADEPTMDTLRRHFSEAALKAARRWHFRPPSTGPDAGEPSWTARVPVSYVMHGTVQSDQYGKWTAYVPGPVQSAPWLEDRAADANDAIASGSIQLVGAGPKLLTPLQPEG; encoded by the coding sequence ATGTTTCGATTGATTCTGTTGCTCGCGCTCGCAGCCGCACCGTTCACGGTGCCGGCGCAGAGCGAAGCCGAAGTCCGCGCCCAGGCGCAGGCCTCCATGGTCGTATCGGGAAGCCTCGACATCGAGCCGGACGGCCTGGTGTCGTCGCTTGCGCTGGAGAAGGAAGACCAGCTGCCGGCGTACGTCGTCCGGGCCGCCAGGAACGCCGTCGCGACCTGGCGGTTCGAACCGGTCATCCTGGATGGGGTCGCAAGGCCTGTCCGTCTGTTCATCAGGCTGCGCGTGGTGGCCGTTCCCGCCGACGACGGTGGGCTCACGCTTTCGATCGGCGGCGTCAGCTTCCTGGACAGGGACGTACCGGCGACCGACGGCTTCGAATCGATCCGCCAGCTTCCGCCCGAATACCCCTACTACGCGCTGGAGCGCAATGCCAGCGGCGACGTCTACCTGCTGCTGGAGATCAACCGCGAAGGCCGCGTGGCCCGGAGCGCCGTGGAACGGGTCAACCTGCGCGGGGTCGCCGACGAGCCCACGATGGACACGCTGCGTCGTCATTTCTCCGAAGCCGCCCTCAAGGCGGCGCGCAGGTGGCACTTCAGGCCGCCGAGCACCGGCCCGGATGCAGGCGAGCCCTCGTGGACGGCCCGCGTACCGGTCTCGTACGTCATGCACGGCACCGTGCAGTCGGACCAGTATGGCAAGTGGACCGCCTATGTACCCGGTCCGGTCCAGAGTGCGCCGTGGCTCGAGGATCGTGCCGCGGATGCCAATGACGCGATCGCCAGCGGCAGCATCCAGCTCGTGGGCGCTGGTCCGAAGCTGCTGACCCCGCTGCAGCCCGAAGGCTGA
- the cyoE gene encoding heme o synthase, giving the protein MRANLDQYWQLTKPRVVALIVFTAFVGMFMAVPGLPPLQQSVFGFIGIWLAAASAAAINHLIDQRIDKVMVRTADRPLATGALRPAQVLGFAVFLGTLSMVILVALVNPVTALLTFASLIGYAIVYTGFLKRATPQNIVIGGIAGAAPPLLGWAAVTGMRNEWDWAHALLLVLIIFVWTPPHFWALAIFRREDYARALVPMLPVTHGVQYTRWQILLYTVLLLVVTVLPWAVGMSGLFYLGGALVLGLVFLWHAWRLMDPPDDFYPMRVFNYSVVYLMALFAFLLVDHWLLPFLQPSPLLELRRVG; this is encoded by the coding sequence ATGCGCGCCAACCTCGACCAGTACTGGCAGCTGACCAAGCCGCGCGTGGTGGCGCTGATCGTGTTCACCGCCTTCGTCGGCATGTTCATGGCGGTGCCGGGACTGCCGCCGCTGCAGCAGTCGGTCTTCGGCTTCATCGGCATCTGGCTGGCAGCCGCGTCGGCTGCCGCGATCAACCACCTGATTGACCAGCGCATCGACAAGGTGATGGTGCGCACGGCCGACCGGCCGCTGGCGACGGGCGCGCTCAGGCCTGCCCAGGTGCTTGGGTTCGCGGTATTCCTGGGCACGTTGTCGATGGTGATCCTGGTCGCACTGGTCAATCCGGTCACGGCGCTGCTGACGTTCGCCTCGCTGATCGGCTACGCCATCGTCTATACCGGCTTCCTCAAGCGCGCCACGCCGCAGAACATCGTCATCGGCGGCATCGCCGGCGCGGCGCCGCCGCTGCTGGGCTGGGCCGCGGTGACCGGCATGCGCAACGAGTGGGACTGGGCGCACGCGCTGCTGCTGGTGCTGATCATCTTCGTGTGGACGCCGCCGCACTTCTGGGCGCTGGCGATCTTCCGCCGCGAGGACTACGCGCGCGCGCTGGTGCCGATGCTGCCGGTCACCCACGGCGTCCAGTACACGCGCTGGCAGATCCTGCTGTACACCGTGCTGCTGCTGGTGGTGACGGTGCTGCCCTGGGCGGTGGGCATGAGCGGCCTGTTCTACCTCGGCGGTGCGCTGGTGCTGGGCCTGGTCTTCCTCTGGCATGCCTGGCGCCTGATGGACCCACCGGACGACTTCTACCCGATGCGCGTCTTCAACTACTCGGTGGTCTACCTGATGGCGCTGTTCGCCTTCCTGCTGGTCGACCACTGGTTGCTGCCGTTCCTGCAGCCGTCGCCGCTGCTGGAGCTGCGGCGGGTGGGGTAG